From a region of the Flavobacterium sediminilitoris genome:
- a CDS encoding TonB-dependent siderophore receptor, whose amino-acid sequence MYKTLLTLSAFIVLQTINAQEKKNRETDTIKQLKEVIIEGKKEIKYTKETSSTVSKMNLKELENPQVYNSISAALLKDQVATNFNDAIKNATGITRVWESTGRGGDGGEFYTMRGFSVQPTMVNGFPALNNGIIDPANIESIEVIKGPSGTLFGSSLISYGGLINIVTKKPKHHFGGEIGYNSGTYGSDRVTVDINTPLNEEKNVLLRVNAAYQKQNSFQDAGFNKSFFIAPSLNYIVNDKLSFLINTEFTQRESANAPMLFLSRYAPLSFNDISLFEKNYKKSFTSNELTISNPTFSIQAQMVYKLSKNWTSQTVLSRGNTKTDGYYSYLFDASNGTAFGRSISKRNGETYTTDIQQNFIGDFKIGKFRNRLVAGLDYYKSSIKNGSTGWVSNGVVTLHDGNDTGDLTRAGVDNLLIDSFDGNSNAENEVYSAYVSDLINITQKLSVMASVRIDHFKGKTAYFIDEEVNGQTAISPKFGLVYQPVLDKVSLFANYMNGFTNISPKEVSNIDGSNPRLKTFDPEHANQIEVGVKTNLLKDKISATVSYYNINVKDRVMTDPDNINNSIQGEEIESKGVEVSIIANPIDGLNMILGISNNKAKYTKGNLADGYIGLRPEESGPETLINFWASYTITKGTLKGFGFGLGQNHASKNKTLNRANIGTFEIPSYTILNSALSYDSNQFNITLKLNNILNEKYYSGWSTVTPQQLRTLTAGLTYKF is encoded by the coding sequence ATGTATAAAACACTATTAACCTTATCTGCTTTTATAGTGCTTCAAACAATAAATGCACAAGAGAAAAAAAATCGTGAAACAGATACGATTAAACAACTCAAAGAAGTAATTATAGAAGGTAAAAAAGAGATCAAATACACAAAGGAAACTAGTTCAACTGTTTCAAAAATGAACTTAAAAGAATTAGAAAATCCACAAGTTTATAATTCTATCTCTGCTGCTTTGCTAAAAGACCAAGTTGCTACAAATTTTAATGATGCTATAAAAAATGCAACCGGAATAACTAGGGTTTGGGAATCAACCGGTCGTGGTGGCGACGGTGGTGAATTTTACACAATGAGAGGATTTAGCGTTCAACCTACAATGGTTAACGGTTTTCCTGCACTTAATAATGGAATCATTGATCCTGCAAATATTGAAAGTATAGAAGTTATAAAAGGTCCTTCAGGAACATTATTTGGCAGTAGTTTAATTTCTTATGGTGGTTTAATTAATATTGTGACTAAAAAACCTAAACACCATTTTGGGGGTGAAATAGGATACAATTCTGGAACTTATGGATCAGATAGAGTAACTGTAGATATAAATACACCTCTTAATGAAGAAAAAAATGTTTTATTAAGAGTAAATGCAGCTTATCAAAAGCAGAATTCATTTCAAGATGCAGGATTTAATAAATCATTCTTTATTGCTCCATCTTTAAACTATATTGTAAATGATAAACTCTCTTTTTTAATTAATACTGAATTTACACAAAGAGAATCTGCAAATGCACCAATGCTTTTCTTAAGTAGATATGCTCCACTTTCTTTTAATGACATTTCTTTATTCGAAAAAAATTATAAGAAATCGTTTACTTCAAATGAATTAACAATTAGCAATCCTACTTTTAGTATTCAGGCACAAATGGTATATAAATTATCTAAAAATTGGACTTCACAAACCGTTCTTTCAAGAGGAAACACTAAAACTGATGGTTATTATTCATATTTATTTGATGCTTCAAACGGAACTGCTTTTGGAAGATCAATATCTAAAAGAAATGGAGAAACTTATACAACAGATATTCAACAAAACTTCATAGGAGACTTTAAAATTGGGAAATTTAGAAATAGATTAGTTGCTGGATTAGATTATTATAAATCGAGCATTAAAAACGGAAGCACAGGTTGGGTTTCTAACGGTGTTGTTACACTTCATGATGGAAATGATACTGGTGATTTAACTAGAGCTGGTGTTGACAACTTATTAATAGATTCTTTTGATGGAAATTCTAATGCAGAAAATGAAGTCTATAGCGCTTACGTTTCTGATTTAATAAATATTACTCAAAAACTATCTGTAATGGCTAGTGTTAGAATAGATCATTTCAAAGGGAAAACAGCTTATTTTATTGATGAAGAAGTAAATGGACAAACTGCAATATCTCCAAAATTTGGTTTAGTTTATCAACCTGTTTTAGACAAAGTTTCCCTTTTTGCGAACTACATGAACGGGTTTACAAACATATCTCCTAAAGAAGTTTCAAACATTGATGGTTCAAATCCTAGATTAAAAACTTTTGATCCAGAACATGCAAATCAAATTGAAGTAGGTGTAAAAACAAATTTATTAAAAGATAAAATTTCAGCTACAGTAAGTTATTACAATATTAATGTAAAAGATAGAGTAATGACCGATCCTGATAATATTAACAATTCCATTCAAGGGGAAGAGATTGAAAGTAAAGGTGTAGAAGTAAGTATCATTGCAAATCCAATTGATGGTTTAAATATGATTTTAGGAATTAGTAATAACAAAGCAAAATATACAAAAGGAAATCTTGCTGATGGATATATTGGACTTAGACCTGAAGAATCCGGACCTGAAACCTTAATAAATTTTTGGGCAAGTTATACTATTACAAAAGGAACTTTAAAAGGATTTGGATTTGGTTTAGGTCAAAACCATGCCAGCAAAAACAAAACTTTAAATAGAGCAAACATTGGAACTTTTGAAATACCAAGTTATACCATTTTAAATTCGGCTTTATCGTATGATTCTAATCAGTTTAATATAACATTAAAATTAAACAATATTCTTAATGAAAAATATTATTCAGGTTGGTCAACCGTTACGCCTCAACAGTTACGAACATTAACAGCAGGGTTAACCTATAAATTTTAA
- the prfA gene encoding peptide chain release factor 1: MLDRLQYVKQRFDEISDLIIQPDVIADQKRYVQLNKEYKDLKGLVEKREEYIVLDGNIKEANEIIADGSDAEMVEMAKMQLEEAKERLPQLEEEIKFMLIPKDPEDAKNVMVEIRAGTGGDEASIFAGDLYRMYTKYCESRNWRTSVVDMNEGTSGGFKEVIFEVTGEDVYGTLKFEAGVHRVQRVPQTETQGRVHTSAATVMVLPEAEEFDVQIDMNDVRVDFFCSSGPGGQSVNTTKSAVRLTHIPTGLVAQCQDQKSQHKNKDKALNVLRSRLYEMELAKKEAEDATKRTSQVSSGDRSAKIRTYNYAQGRVTDHRIGLTLYDLGNIMNGDIQKIVEELQLVANTEKLKESEVF; this comes from the coding sequence ATGTTAGATAGATTACAATATGTAAAGCAACGTTTTGACGAGATATCGGATTTGATTATTCAGCCTGATGTTATTGCTGATCAGAAGCGTTATGTACAATTAAATAAAGAATATAAAGACCTCAAAGGATTAGTTGAAAAACGTGAAGAATATATAGTTCTTGATGGTAATATTAAAGAAGCTAATGAGATTATTGCAGATGGATCTGATGCTGAAATGGTTGAAATGGCTAAAATGCAACTTGAAGAAGCAAAAGAGCGTTTGCCACAATTAGAAGAGGAAATTAAATTTATGTTGATTCCTAAAGATCCTGAAGATGCTAAGAATGTAATGGTTGAAATTCGTGCTGGTACAGGAGGAGATGAGGCTTCTATTTTTGCAGGTGATTTATATAGAATGTATACTAAATATTGCGAATCTAGAAACTGGAGAACTTCTGTTGTAGATATGAATGAAGGAACTTCAGGTGGATTTAAAGAGGTTATTTTTGAAGTAACAGGTGAAGATGTTTATGGAACTTTAAAGTTTGAAGCAGGTGTTCATCGTGTTCAACGTGTTCCTCAAACAGAAACACAAGGACGTGTTCATACATCAGCCGCTACTGTTATGGTATTACCAGAAGCAGAAGAATTTGATGTACAAATTGATATGAATGATGTTCGTGTAGATTTTTTCTGTTCATCAGGACCAGGAGGACAATCTGTAAATACTACAAAATCAGCAGTGCGTTTAACGCATATTCCAACTGGTTTAGTAGCACAATGTCAGGATCAAAAATCGCAACATAAAAACAAAGACAAAGCATTAAATGTACTTCGTTCTCGTTTATATGAAATGGAGTTAGCTAAAAAAGAAGCTGAAGATGCTACAAAGAGAACATCGCAAGTGAGTAGTGGTGACCGCTCTGCAAAAATTAGAACTTATAATTATGCTCAAGGTCGTGTAACAGATCATAGAATTGGTTTAACATTGTATGATTTGGGTAATATTATGAATGGTGATATTCAAAAAATTGTTGAAGAATTACAGCTTGTTGCTAATACTGAAAAATTAAAAGAATCAGAAGTTTTTTAA
- a CDS encoding DUF5723 family protein, whose product MKKCLFVFIVSITSFYGYSQSFFGTQYDNYSGINSVISNPSNIINSRFKTDINLSSASLFAGNDYYSVKLGDLLSNDYDFEKQSTKHPKANNNFYTNIDALGPSFMVNINDKSAVAFFSRVRAITHVSKISGLFLNQIQDEVNEDFYFENQNFSGASNAWIEYGLSYARVLIDNDTHSLKGGISIKYLNGISSGYIKARNLSVNYDYTGLDVTDRTTTTGNIETGNISSLNDFDDPFDNRGSGFGVDLGVTYELKSKDFDDYLLKFGLSVTDLGKLKYKNATKVYYDANASYTDAEFALNDDFDSYYTRISESKSFNVSLPSTLHLNADWHLSKKFFLNLNSDLNLISVDNTNSNFVNNTFSLTPRFETKWLSIYAPLSSVQNSGFQAGFGFRAGPLLIGSGSVVSALFDETDAIDVHVGLKIPIYKGSKNN is encoded by the coding sequence ATGAAAAAATGTTTATTTGTATTTATTGTTTCTATTACGAGTTTTTATGGTTATTCACAATCTTTTTTTGGAACCCAATATGATAATTATTCAGGAATAAATAGTGTTATTTCTAATCCTTCAAATATTATAAATTCTCGTTTTAAAACAGATATTAATTTATCATCAGCTAGTTTATTTGCTGGAAACGATTACTATTCTGTGAAATTAGGAGATTTACTATCAAATGATTATGATTTTGAAAAACAATCAACAAAACACCCAAAGGCAAATAATAATTTTTATACTAATATTGATGCTCTAGGACCTTCTTTCATGGTGAATATTAATGATAAAAGTGCAGTTGCTTTCTTTTCAAGAGTAAGAGCCATTACTCATGTGAGTAAGATAAGTGGTTTGTTTTTAAATCAAATTCAAGATGAGGTTAATGAAGACTTTTATTTTGAAAATCAAAATTTTAGCGGAGCTTCAAATGCTTGGATTGAGTATGGATTAAGTTATGCTAGGGTTTTAATTGATAATGATACTCATAGTTTAAAAGGAGGAATATCAATTAAGTATTTAAATGGAATATCATCGGGTTATATAAAAGCTAGAAATTTATCTGTTAATTATGATTATACAGGTTTGGATGTAACAGATAGAACCACTACAACAGGAAATATAGAAACAGGAAATATTAGTAGTTTAAATGATTTTGATGATCCATTTGACAATAGAGGATCTGGTTTTGGAGTAGATCTAGGTGTTACATACGAACTGAAATCGAAGGATTTTGATGATTATTTATTGAAATTTGGATTATCGGTTACTGATTTAGGAAAGCTTAAATATAAAAATGCTACAAAGGTATATTATGATGCCAATGCTTCATACACAGATGCAGAGTTTGCTCTAAATGATGATTTTGATTCATATTATACAAGAATAAGTGAAAGTAAATCATTTAACGTTTCATTACCAAGTACTTTGCATTTAAATGCAGATTGGCATTTGAGTAAGAAATTCTTTTTAAATTTAAATTCGGATTTAAACCTTATAAGTGTTGATAATACAAATTCAAATTTTGTAAATAATACTTTTTCTTTAACACCAAGATTTGAAACTAAATGGTTGAGTATATATGCTCCTTTAAGTAGTGTTCAGAATTCAGGATTTCAAGCAGGTTTTGGTTTTAGAGCAGGACCATTATTAATTGGTTCAGGTTCGGTTGTTTCTGCTTTATTTGACGAAACGGATGCAATAGATGTCCATGTAGGATTAAAAATTCCTATTTATAAAGGAAGTAAGAATAATTAA
- a CDS encoding putative porin — protein sequence MKKLIKSILVIMLVFIGTSKSFSQKSTSESYDQKFKLGFGLTAGYPFSEPYDLNIGGDVRLQYDFSKVYSLTLTTGFNNLFVSGDDNDLGYIPVKAGFKAFIFKDQFYVMGEAGAAFAVTNDYNKTSLLLSPTFGYATKYIDISVRYEYLPDFPTISNNTLDKGLGQIALRLAYGFKL from the coding sequence ATGAAAAAATTAATTAAAAGCATTCTAGTAATAATGCTAGTATTCATTGGAACTTCAAAATCATTTTCACAAAAGAGTACTTCTGAAAGTTATGATCAAAAATTTAAATTAGGTTTTGGTTTAACTGCTGGTTATCCATTTAGTGAACCATACGATTTAAATATTGGTGGAGACGTTCGTTTACAATATGATTTTTCTAAAGTCTATTCTCTAACCTTAACAACAGGTTTCAACAATTTATTTGTAAGTGGCGATGATAATGATTTAGGATATATTCCTGTAAAAGCTGGATTTAAAGCCTTTATTTTTAAAGATCAGTTCTATGTAATGGGAGAAGCAGGAGCTGCTTTTGCTGTAACAAATGATTATAATAAAACATCATTATTGCTAAGCCCAACTTTTGGTTATGCAACAAAATACATTGATATAAGTGTTCGATATGAATATTTACCTGATTTTCCAACAATCAGTAACAATACATTAGATAAAGGATTAGGACAAATTGCACTTCGATTAGCTTACGGATTTAAACTTTAA
- a CDS encoding phage holin family protein, with translation MKTKIEDKATAIENLFEKAENYTKTSVELIKLSAIEKISEAISVLVSHIAIIVLVAFFLFFINIGISLWIGKLIGEYYIGFLIVSFVYLLLGLLIYKYKKKTIENPINELMINTLLKNKIEENEKER, from the coding sequence ATGAAAACAAAAATAGAAGATAAAGCTACTGCAATAGAGAATCTATTTGAAAAAGCAGAAAACTATACCAAAACAAGTGTTGAGCTTATAAAACTAAGCGCAATTGAAAAAATTTCAGAAGCAATATCCGTTTTAGTATCACACATTGCAATTATAGTTTTAGTAGCCTTCTTTCTATTTTTTATCAATATTGGCATAAGCCTATGGATTGGAAAATTAATTGGTGAATATTACATCGGTTTCTTAATCGTTTCATTTGTTTATTTACTCTTAGGATTACTTATATATAAGTATAAGAAGAAAACTATTGAGAATCCAATAAACGAATTAATGATAAATACTTTGCTAAAAAATAAAATTGAAGAAAATGAAAAAGAAAGATAA
- a CDS encoding YtxH domain-containing protein translates to MKTSNVVLGVIGGLAAGAVLGVLFAPDKGKNTRKKIKDKSKDLKDNLKEDFDSFLLEMEEKYQSVSENAKSIIEEGKSRIESELKKMQ, encoded by the coding sequence ATGAAAACAAGTAATGTAGTATTAGGAGTAATTGGAGGATTAGCAGCAGGAGCTGTATTAGGTGTACTTTTTGCTCCAGACAAAGGAAAAAACACAAGAAAAAAAATCAAAGACAAGTCAAAAGATTTGAAAGATAATCTAAAAGAAGATTTTGATTCTTTCCTGCTTGAAATGGAAGAAAAATATCAGTCTGTTTCAGAAAATGCAAAGTCAATTATAGAAGAAGGAAAGTCAAGAATAGAGAGCGAACTTAAAAAAATGCAATAA
- a CDS encoding lmo0937 family membrane protein, with protein MGNILYLVAVILVILWALGLYVGSFGNLIHILLVIAVIAVLLKIIKKSKNI; from the coding sequence ATGGGAAACATTTTGTATCTGGTCGCTGTGATATTGGTAATATTATGGGCCTTAGGATTATATGTAGGAAGTTTTGGAAATCTAATTCATATCCTACTTGTTATAGCAGTAATAGCAGTATTATTAAAAATAATTAAAAAAAGTAAGAATATTTAA
- a CDS encoding porin family protein, which yields MKKLFLTGMACVAFLNVTNAQTKNPSVGIKGGVNFTNLYAEEVDDNNILTSFNLGLYANLPVSDAVSIQPEFNFSRKGAELVYDNAFASGTSRLKLNYLEVPLLLKLNVTRNFNLHFGPYVAYLIDGKATNETSNGVFDFEENISNDDLNKFDYGLSGGVGFDFESASIGVRYNYGLQTIGKEQSFGGTTYTFPDAKNSALSLYVGFRL from the coding sequence ATGAAGAAATTATTTTTAACAGGAATGGCTTGTGTTGCATTTTTAAATGTTACCAATGCGCAAACAAAAAATCCTTCAGTAGGAATTAAAGGTGGTGTAAATTTTACTAATTTATATGCGGAAGAAGTTGACGACAATAATATTTTAACCAGTTTTAATCTGGGTCTTTATGCAAATTTACCTGTTTCAGATGCGGTATCTATTCAACCAGAGTTTAACTTCTCTAGAAAAGGAGCCGAATTGGTTTATGACAATGCATTCGCATCTGGTACATCTCGATTAAAATTAAACTATTTAGAAGTACCTCTTTTATTAAAATTAAACGTAACCCGAAACTTCAATCTTCATTTTGGACCTTATGTCGCTTACTTAATTGATGGAAAAGCAACAAACGAAACAAGTAATGGCGTTTTTGACTTTGAAGAGAACATTAGTAATGACGATTTAAACAAATTTGATTACGGTTTATCTGGTGGAGTTGGATTTGACTTTGAATCTGCTTCAATAGGTGTTCGATACAACTATGGTTTACAAACTATTGGTAAAGAACAATCTTTTGGTGGAACAACTTACACTTTTCCAGATGCAAAAAATAGTGCACTTAGTTTGTATGTAGGTTTTCGTCTATAA
- a CDS encoding DUF4142 domain-containing protein: MKKLKIRIFSFYLALTLLAFFSVASCVKKSNDENKSILELINQNIDTKIDSQILTEVVESNLKVIELSSIAQTKDLNTTTKHLLKDIEKQHIEIKKSIKKIAKENLIIIPDTLYDINEELDTITENTNRDYIYLSELESSLKEEINTFETITKSSSNIDLKVFSVKTIAILNKNLKKIEQRLE, translated from the coding sequence ATGAAAAAGCTAAAAATCAGAATCTTTTCATTTTACTTAGCTTTAACTTTACTAGCCTTTTTTAGTGTAGCATCATGTGTAAAGAAAAGTAATGACGAAAACAAATCTATACTTGAATTAATTAATCAAAATATTGATACTAAAATTGATTCTCAAATACTAACTGAAGTTGTTGAATCTAATTTAAAAGTAATTGAATTATCTAGCATTGCTCAAACTAAAGATTTAAATACTACAACAAAACATTTATTAAAAGACATAGAAAAGCAACATATTGAAATTAAAAAATCGATAAAAAAAATTGCAAAAGAAAATTTAATTATAATTCCAGATACACTTTATGATATCAATGAAGAATTAGATACAATAACTGAAAATACAAATCGTGATTATATTTATTTATCCGAATTAGAAAGTTCATTAAAAGAAGAAATCAATACGTTTGAGACAATTACAAAATCATCATCAAACATAGATTTAAAAGTTTTTTCAGTAAAAACAATTGCAATACTAAATAAGAATCTGAAAAAAATAGAACAGAGACTTGAATAA
- a CDS encoding sensor histidine kinase, with the protein MFQSKFFKSIAFIRAVFLIALFILILLASITYRHIKDLDKTSAVLMNTYEISLELEQLMSYIKDAETGHRGFVITGGDSIYLDPYINARNNINISFEILNNSTKNNQNQQKHLKKIYNLVDKRFSYFKKDFKTQREFNTIFKEGKVVMDSIRREVSKMITLENKLLYVHEKIYKYNNSNTPLIIFSSFLISILILVLGYLRIIKNYKSLIKQNIELKIFDESSRQAEILGNYGSWVLNFENHQFSYSDNKFRLLGCEPQSFNPTIANLLEFVHPDDKHILIEANDSILKDESLPLIHYRIIRKNNNEIRHFRTIGKIFIDSLGHKNMIGTTQDITDDFNKKELIKQRNKELEQNNKELNEFNQVASHDLQEPLRKIQTFISRISEKEQDNLSESGKIYFEKIKQASSRMRVLIDDLLQYSRTNRSEKVFSKINLNEIAEESKIELSESIEEKKATINIGKLHTIKAVKFQLQQLFINIIGNSLKYAKKDVPPIITIRSKKVKAINEPLLNDSSNKEYIKIIFTDNGLGFDQAYAHKIFLLFNRLHSKNEFPGTGVGLAICKKIVENHKGYIFAEGVLNEGATFIIYLPK; encoded by the coding sequence ATGTTCCAATCAAAATTCTTCAAATCAATCGCTTTTATTAGAGCTGTTTTTCTAATTGCTCTATTTATTCTAATTCTTTTAGCTTCTATTACGTATAGACATATTAAAGATTTAGACAAAACCAGTGCTGTTTTGATGAATACTTATGAAATTTCATTAGAATTAGAACAGTTAATGTCTTATATAAAAGATGCTGAAACAGGTCATAGAGGTTTTGTAATAACAGGTGGAGATTCTATTTATCTTGATCCTTATATTAATGCTCGAAACAATATTAATATTTCTTTTGAAATATTAAACAATAGCACAAAAAATAACCAAAATCAGCAAAAACACTTAAAAAAAATATACAATCTTGTTGATAAACGATTCTCTTATTTTAAGAAAGATTTTAAAACACAAAGAGAATTTAATACTATTTTTAAAGAAGGCAAAGTTGTAATGGATTCTATTAGACGTGAAGTTAGTAAAATGATTACATTAGAAAACAAGCTTTTATATGTTCATGAGAAAATTTACAAATACAATAATTCAAATACTCCTTTAATCATATTTTCATCATTTTTAATTTCAATTCTTATTTTAGTTTTAGGTTATTTACGAATTATTAAAAACTATAAATCACTTATAAAGCAAAATATTGAACTTAAAATTTTCGACGAATCAAGTAGACAAGCAGAAATTTTAGGAAATTATGGAAGTTGGGTACTCAATTTTGAAAACCACCAATTTTCTTATTCTGATAATAAATTTCGTCTCTTAGGCTGTGAACCGCAATCTTTTAATCCTACAATAGCTAATTTATTAGAGTTTGTTCATCCAGATGATAAACATATTTTAATTGAAGCTAATGATAGCATTCTAAAAGATGAATCATTACCATTAATTCATTATCGGATTATTCGTAAAAACAATAATGAAATACGACATTTCAGAACAATTGGTAAAATATTTATTGATAGTTTAGGTCATAAAAATATGATTGGAACAACTCAAGATATTACTGATGATTTTAATAAAAAAGAACTAATTAAACAACGTAATAAAGAACTGGAGCAAAATAATAAAGAACTTAATGAATTTAATCAAGTAGCCAGTCATGATTTACAAGAGCCTTTGCGAAAAATTCAGACTTTTATTTCTAGAATTTCAGAAAAAGAACAAGATAACTTATCCGAATCTGGCAAAATATACTTTGAAAAAATAAAACAGGCTTCTAGTAGAATGCGTGTTTTAATTGATGATTTATTACAATATTCCAGAACTAATCGTTCTGAAAAGGTCTTTAGCAAAATTAATCTTAATGAAATAGCTGAAGAAAGTAAAATAGAATTATCTGAAAGCATCGAAGAGAAAAAAGCGACTATTAACATTGGAAAATTACACACAATTAAAGCGGTAAAATTTCAATTACAACAATTGTTTATTAATATTATTGGCAACTCTTTAAAATATGCGAAAAAGGATGTTCCTCCAATAATAACAATACGTTCTAAAAAAGTAAAAGCCATAAACGAACCTTTACTTAATGACTCATCAAATAAAGAGTATATCAAAATTATATTTACTGATAACGGATTAGGTTTTGATCAAGCTTATGCACACAAAATATTCCTATTATTTAATAGATTACATAGTAAAAATGAATTTCCAGGAACTGGTGTTGGTTTAGCAATTTGTAAAAAAATTGTCGAAAATCATAAAGGTTACATTTTTGCAGAAGGTGTTCTAAATGAAGGCGCTACGTTTATTATTTATCTTCCTAAATAA
- a CDS encoding response regulator, with product MQKDFILITLADDDEDDRLFFTDAFDELKINTVVNTVNNGVQLMDFLNNPESVLPNIIFLDLNMPIKSGIDCLKEIKQNDRFKDIAIAIYSTSSSDEDVENTFVLGANIYIKKPSDFNTLKKVLNEVVTLNWQYHTSGLNKENFLLRIL from the coding sequence ATGCAAAAAGATTTTATTCTAATAACATTAGCCGATGATGATGAAGATGATAGACTGTTTTTTACTGATGCTTTCGATGAATTAAAAATTAATACTGTTGTTAACACAGTAAATAATGGTGTACAATTGATGGATTTTCTTAATAATCCTGAAAGTGTTTTGCCAAATATCATTTTTCTCGATTTAAATATGCCTATAAAATCTGGTATTGATTGTTTAAAAGAAATTAAACAAAATGATAGGTTTAAAGATATTGCCATTGCTATTTATTCTACTTCTTCTTCTGATGAAGATGTGGAAAATACTTTTGTATTAGGCGCAAATATTTATATTAAGAAACCAAGCGATTTTAATACTTTAAAGAAGGTTTTAAATGAAGTTGTAACATTGAATTGGCAATATCACACATCTGGATTAAATAAAGAAAATTTTTTATTACGAATATTATAA